Within Hydrogenispora ethanolica, the genomic segment AACTTCCGGTGGCGATCAAAACCGTTTCCCCCGCCCCGGCGCCCTGGGTATCGACGGCCACCAATAAACCGCCTTTGCCGTTTTTCATTTCCGGCGACACATCGACCAGCAATAATTTGTAACCGACCAACTGGCTATGCTTTTGGGTAGAAACGATATTTCCGACAACTTTTCCGGTCAGCACGGGATCACCTCT encodes:
- a CDS encoding EutN/CcmL family microcompartment protein — its product is MLTGKVVGNIVSTQKHSQLVGYKLLLVDVSPEMKNGKGGLLVAVDTQGAGAGETVLIATGSSARLALQDNGAPVDAVIVGIVDRIEKG